AATACTCTAATATTATGCCTTGTGCTAAGACTCTGATAAGTTCCTTCTAACAACAAAGTCTTGGTAGCATGAACACTTttctaaataaacaaaatgttaTTACCTTCAACAAATTCGAGAAACCCAAACTCGGGAAAGTGGAgtttaatctaaatatttaaaatccttacatgagataaaatcattttagtaaaTGTAAGAACTTCAATTTACTCTTAGTTCAATTCAATGTTCAGACAGGTGTTTAAACAGATGTTTTAGTAGAATGCAAGCAATATATTAGTGCAAGAAGCAAATCAAGGAtagaaataaacataaatcCATAACACGAGTAAAAAAGATAAGTAGAGAGAGAATCAAGACACAATATTTCTTCATGCAATTTAGATTCCCTAATTCTATTTTATGGAGTCTTGCTCAgagaatgattttaattaaaattcatccaaGACAACTATTGGCTAAAGCCCAATCTAGCCTTTCCCAATGGATAGTTGTAGCTccaaaattgaatcaaattattacaaatcACTCTCCCCAAATACCTCACGTTACATACATCTCCATAAAAATCCTTAAACAATGAGTGTCTAAATACATCCCTAAATGACTAAAGAAGAAGTCGATCAATAACCTATTTATACGCTGGTACAAGAGTCTCTTCAACAACTTTTGATAAGCATCAAACTTTTTAGTAAAAGGCTGAATCTATCTCTCGAAATATCTTCAATAACTATCCCATAAATTCATTCATCATCCAAGTAAAATAGTCAGTTTGGTCTCCAAGTAAAGGATAATGGTAAGGCTTAACATGGAATTGCCGATCCTCCCTCATTCTACTCTTCCCAATTCCAATTAGCAACAttcaacaaataataaaacatgcTCTGAGGATCATTTGCTAATGATGTAATACACCATGAAGATCAAAGTAAAAAATGTCAACTTTATTATGTATTTAGCTATCCCAAAGACATATCAAGACAGTTGTTTGAACAAGGGATAGAACATGgtgacaaaatatataaaatgaagaggaacttcatcataaaatataaaactttatatattttaatagatcATAATAAACACTATCATTACAATAATTCagttatgaaattaaaagtttCACTGTCTTGGAATGAATAAATTGTCTTACCATTTATATGTGTTTGGTTTTGATGTTGactgtcgaaaccatcttttgaaaaacaaaaaattttaggttgtcgactttttaaaaaattaaaattgggagtcgccaccaatctttattagggtgtgattggatcacctaaaaaacgactttggtctacgagttttagaaaaacggatccaggagtcagttacgtatgaggaaggattagcaccctcgtaacgcccaaaattggtacctagttaattaattagtgtcttaaggtcgagaatttagaaaaaacgtaatccttagcaaaacttaaaaggctacgtattaagacccttattatttcagagaaagaagataccacacccaatgcgttagggcacagcattctaattttccccaaaatgaattgagccaaaatacttgtacaataaaattttaaaagaacatccacttatccaagatttaagaaatcacacccaatacgttagggcacgattcctctagaatcccaaactcggaatatttcctttactttaaaagagcatccacttatccaagatttaagaaatcacacccaatacgttagggcacaattcctttaaaatcccaaactcggaatatttcctttattgtttttagaaaaaaaaaatcatttcgagaaatcaatgcgtcacatccaatacgttaggacacaacgtgttgaattcccaataatgaattcttattttttgattaaagagaaatgctcgattgttagacttaacgaagaaaatcggaacccaatacgctAGGGCTCAATTTctttgaaaatcctaaattcaagcattctctcaattttgaaaagtttgaaattgagtaaagaatgatgtgatgctatattaaatatacaatgcaataataaatattacaatggcctagaaataatataaataaatgaataaataaaatcaatatacataataaaaataatcacatacaaaatatcaaataaatcataaaaacaattctttttaacatataaacgaaaacatgaattaataatcgaatgaagaaaataaacaaaatataaagaataaaaggcacataatatatacattgaaattaaaagccatacacataatttacatatgtaactttggattaaaatttataaaagcagaatatataatgcatttgtgaaaataaaatataaattataaagtaagtgttaaaaatacatatatttgagcatttaaaaaataaatatattcatatatatatatacaagtatataaaaactggttaaaaatattaatatgtatacatacatatatatatacaaagataaatataacatatatagattataaaaaataattatatataaataaaataaaataaaataaaaataattacctcatattaaaaaaataaatatgcgaaaaatattagttttaaaaaaatatataaatatgcacATAGAaacaagtatacatatatatatagctaaaataataataattacatatgaagataataataataataattacattaacaaaattaactaattttaagaaaaatataaaaaggattaaattgaattacaaGTAAACAAATTTGGGGTAaatctacaaataaataaaatttggagaACTAAATTGAAGgagcgaattacatagaggggctggaagggaaattttcccttctcctctaaaacggtgtcgttcaaaaggattaaattggaatttaaaataaataaaagggtaaattaaaaaaataaagaaaacttaattacaaaaacattaaaaggcggaggggctaaataaaaaataaataaaattcgcagtggtatcaccttctcccttttttaaaatcgtgaataagtaaaaaaaataatcgaaaggaaaaaatagtaagccacctttaaaaaactgccaatcgttttttttattcctcttcctctttcctcctttttttttctttacaatgaagggagaggcctttatttatagttgagcctccccaaatccaacggtacagatcaattacatcaacggctgagattaaagggtatctacaaattaaatctctaagattacaaaatcatatctaagattatatatcatatctaagattgcatatcatatctaagattgcatatatcatatctaagattgcatatcctcaaaaattatgtttccatatgtgagcccgggctaaaattgggtattacattgACTTTGGTgcatatgttttcttttaattcaacatGGTACTTATGCTTGGTCTATGTTATACAATTTGACACTTGCCTGGGATAAAGAATATTTGTCATGTGGCAATGAGGATGtgtaatcatttaaaaatcatgagaaattttaaaaagtaaaagtacaacaaaattcattaacaaaaaaaaaaagtttcgtaaaaataaaaagaataatattctttataaattccataatattttataaaatgataattttatatataaaaattagaacggcataatatcaaatttaacttttaaagtttacattttgttaaattgaccattattttttttgaagctaaatttgacttttaattttaaaaaaagtcaaatttgaTCATCACCTTTTGAAaaagttcaattgattttttcaatgaaaatacCAACTAAAATGCTAAGCTTTTAAACATGAAAGTTTTCATGACAATCCACTTATATTGATGCtcttttttttgaacttttatgaaatttatatatatatatattttgaatttgagtttatttaaatttatttataaattttaaattatttgttgacatagcatataagataaaatattgcCATGTTAGCATGAAATGCAAGTGGACTATCACGTGGActaacatcattaaaaattaatgttttagtcaatatttatgttaaagaaaagcaaatgactcattttgaaaggttaatagctaaatctaaaacaaaaagaacaaaggCCAATTGacagaaaattaaatattgggggttaaatttaacattatataaattataaaaatcaaatagtttttttataaatttctaaaataaataaaaacacaaaatattctcTTTGGGTCATGtcattttgttataattttcataaaaataaaaaataatttttaataattttaaaatttcaaatattaacaTCAATTATGTCACTATCACCATGTGCTTATTGGGCcatataaaaaagtaaacattATTTGTAGTAAGTATCCTTTTGTGTAATGGAAACCAAACATAGgaaccaatttgaaaaaaaagtcaAGATTAGGTacccaaaaatatattttacctatattaattaagtttattattCCAAAAGCCATTGGCATGTGATTTTCCCGGGAAACGGAAAGAAGATTAGAAAAAAGGGGGTTTTTCCGTTCTATTTTCctccaaaaattttcaaactctgCCGCGTTTTTCATTTCACCTCAGCCATGGCGCCATTTCACACTTTCCCTCTCTTAACTCACAATCATATATCTTTAGTCCACTCTGAAATTCCCTCACTATTCCTTTCCCTCTATCTTTCTTTTCACTTTCCAAAGGAAAATGGGGAAGCAAAGCAGGTCTAAGAAACCGGAGAATCTGGGCAAAGGAAAAGTCACTCCGGTCCAAGTTGCATTCATCGTCGATCGTTACCTTTCCGATAACAACTACACCGAAACTCGTTCCATTTTCAGAAACGAAGCTTCATCTCTCATTTCAAAATCCCCTGTTCGAGAGGTAGGTCCCTAATTGACTGGATCAGTTAATCTGTTATCTccattctttattattattattattattattattattattattattattattattattattattattattattattgaattatttcttGTTTTCTGCTATAGGCGCCGAAGAGTTTGTTGAGTTTAGGGGCGATGTTAGACGAGTATATTTGTTTGAAAGAGCAAAAGGTGATAGTAGAGCAGGAAAAAGCTCGTTTGGAGCAAGAAAAATGCAGGGTTCAGTCCCTTTTGCAGGGAATGCAAAGCGTAATGAACGCTTACAATGCAAGTGCCACTGCATCAGTGCCTATGATTCCTCATGCTAATGCAACTAAAACAGTAGCCGTGGTTCCTCAATCAGATCCACGTGCCGGATCTCCTCCAGGTACAAATGCTGAGCTTTGGGTCGTTACTTAGTTGTATTAGAATTGGCCATGTTTTTGTTAGATCTTACTTTAGGTTGAGCTGTTGATGATAGCATTGGAAGATTTTGAGCCTTTGAAGACTGAAACGTTTATCAAATATAGGTGTCATCGGTTTGGCTCAAAATTATTGTTTGATTAGATGTTTGTATAGTTAGTATGGTGGTAATAAATTCTGAATATTTTAAAGTCGTGCTAAATGGAATATTTGGAATTGGTGACTAGTGGCAATTTGTTTTTGATAAGTATTTTGAGTTTTCAATTGATGCAATTGGGTTTTAGAGTACTCTGGAGATGTCTAAattgttgtttttctatttgagaattatttcatgataataatttcaaatcatGGTATATGATCAAAAAATTGATATGCGTATTTCTTGTGTTCTTTTTGCTAAGCAATTCCTGTATTTTATCGATGTTCTTGCTTTATAGGCCCTCCTGTGTATAGTACACCAACTGTTATTCCAGTATATGGTCCTTCTAATTCCAGAATGGAGAGAAACAATTACTCTTCGCCAGTTCCAAGTCAGCCATtaacaagaaataaaaggaGCTCGGAAGTTGTTGCTGAAGCCCCAACAGCTGCAAAGAAAACTCGTAGCAGATCAACTTCTACGAAGTTAGCAACCCAAGGTATGCTTTCTTCATTCTTATGCCCCATCATTTCATGGCTTGATATATCCATAACATCCCTGACATGTTTGTTGCAGGAACAGAGAAGCTGCCAGAGTCTGATAATGTAATAAATAGACAAGTAGATGGACAGTTACGTTCTTTAAATCAATCAACACCCGCCAGCTGCACACCCAATGAATCGACAATGCACGCATCTGGTGTTGCAAAGTGTTTGTTCAATCGGCCACAGCTGTCCCCTCCAACTAATTCTTCAGGTCCTAAGACACCCCCGCAAGCAGTTTCTCCTCAGAGTGATAAATTAATGACTCCTTTTGGTGATTCTTCAACTGCTAACCGCGGCCACAGCAATACTCCTCAAGAGATCACTCCTGCCAACTGCACTATAATTTCAACCGAGAGAGTCACGGTTAGTCCTTTAAAACAAATGACGTGCTACACCATTGAGAGGAATCGTTGCATTTCTTCTTGTTCACCAGTTAAGACAGGCTTAACGAGGCTTGGCAAGAGGGATCATGTAAAGAGCAGGCTGGACTTTGATGGTTCTGATGCAACAGTTGATGTGTACAAGCCAATAATGAACGAGACCTCCACGTCTGAGTCTGAAATAGATGCAGATCTCTTTGACCTGGATTTGCCAAATTTAGATGCTTTTGGTGAAAATTTCTCCTTCTCGGAACTATTAGTGGATCTTGATCTTGGACCTGATGGAATTGGCTACCCTTGCCAACCAACGTTGGGTACTTCTGGATCTGCTCTTTCAGGGTATTGATTCTAACTTcaatcaaattacattttttgaCCATTAGTTTCTCCACTCATTTCTTCATTAATTTCCGTGTAGTCATTTTTCTCTGACGTTTATTTTCTGTCATGCTTCACAGGTCCTCTCATGACTCAGGGGATGACAATCTGG
The sequence above is a segment of the Gossypium raimondii isolate GPD5lz chromosome 4, ASM2569854v1, whole genome shotgun sequence genome. Coding sequences within it:
- the LOC105780331 gene encoding uncharacterized protein LOC105780331, which produces MGKQSRSKKPENLGKGKVTPVQVAFIVDRYLSDNNYTETRSIFRNEASSLISKSPVREAPKSLLSLGAMLDEYICLKEQKVIVEQEKARLEQEKCRVQSLLQGMQSVMNAYNASATASVPMIPHANATKTVAVVPQSDPRAGSPPGPPVYSTPTVIPVYGPSNSRMERNNYSSPVPSQPLTRNKRSSEVVAEAPTAAKKTRSRSTSTKLATQGTEKLPESDNVINRQVDGQLRSLNQSTPASCTPNESTMHASGVAKCLFNRPQLSPPTNSSGPKTPPQAVSPQSDKLMTPFGDSSTANRGHSNTPQEITPANCTIISTERVTVSPLKQMTCYTIERNRCISSCSPVKTGLTRLGKRDHVKSRLDFDGSDATVDVYKPIMNETSTSESEIDADLFDLDLPNLDAFGENFSFSELLVDLDLGPDGIGYPCQPTLGTSGSALSGSSHDSGDDNLGANQVMSAFSSTVTEVFSEKNMNAEGPNTLTSMKSITKCIKILSPAKGQRTSPDKNNYSATN